One window of the Sporolituus thermophilus DSM 23256 genome contains the following:
- the carA gene encoding glutamine-hydrolyzing carbamoyl-phosphate synthase small subunit, giving the protein MKGKLILADGSVFYGQLLSPCQSVGEVVFNTGMTGYQEILTDPSYCGQIVTLTYPLIGNYGVAAIFDQSRKSYVRGLIISELCSHPSNWQAEGGLSEYLRSRNIPCLYNVDTRAVTRRIRSQGAMKGIIVPANAPEEEIKHLLQTPTETETVREVTTKRIYRMPNSGPRVVVVDYGVKKNILNSLSGVGCDLTIVPADTSAEDILCLDPDGVFLSNGPGDPKDVPYAIKTIRELIGKKPIFGICLGHQLLALAMGGNTYKLKFGHRGSNHPVKDLFTGRVTITSQNHGYAVDEQSLADLDVIVTHRAVNDGTVEGLRHKTLPVFSVQYHPEAAPGPDDNTYLFREFRALLRGGEITCRRRHI; this is encoded by the coding sequence GTGAAAGGCAAACTCATTTTAGCAGACGGCAGCGTTTTTTACGGGCAATTGCTAAGTCCTTGTCAGTCTGTCGGCGAAGTTGTTTTTAATACGGGGATGACCGGATACCAGGAAATTCTCACCGATCCGTCGTACTGCGGACAAATCGTAACCCTGACATATCCATTGATTGGCAACTATGGAGTCGCCGCTATTTTCGACCAGTCCAGAAAGTCGTACGTCCGCGGGCTTATCATTAGCGAGCTCTGCTCCCACCCGAGCAACTGGCAGGCTGAAGGCGGCCTAAGTGAGTATCTGCGCTCACGGAATATACCATGCCTCTATAACGTTGACACCAGGGCCGTAACGAGGAGAATCCGCTCGCAGGGCGCCATGAAGGGAATAATCGTTCCGGCCAATGCTCCTGAAGAAGAAATTAAACACCTTTTGCAAACTCCGACCGAAACGGAGACGGTAAGAGAAGTGACCACCAAGCGGATATACCGGATGCCAAACAGCGGGCCGCGTGTGGTTGTCGTCGATTACGGGGTAAAGAAAAATATTCTTAATTCCTTGTCCGGGGTTGGCTGCGATCTCACGATCGTTCCTGCGGACACCAGCGCAGAAGATATTCTCTGTCTTGATCCCGATGGCGTTTTTCTCTCAAACGGTCCGGGAGACCCTAAGGATGTTCCCTACGCTATTAAAACAATAAGAGAGTTGATAGGGAAAAAACCAATCTTTGGCATTTGCCTCGGCCACCAACTGCTCGCGTTGGCCATGGGCGGCAATACCTACAAGCTTAAGTTCGGCCATCGCGGGTCTAACCATCCTGTCAAGGATCTCTTTACCGGAAGAGTAACTATTACCTCGCAGAACCACGGTTATGCAGTAGATGAACAGTCGCTGGCCGATCTGGATGTTATCGTTACCCACCGGGCGGTAAATGACGGAACGGTAGAAGGATTGAGACATAAAACGCTGCCGGTCTTCTCGGTACAGTATCATCCCGAAGCGGCGCCAGGTCCGGATGACAACACTTATCTGTTCAGAGAGTTTCGTGCTCTCTTGCGAGGAGGGGAAATAACATGCCGAAGAAGGCATATCTAA
- a CDS encoding dihydroorotase, translating into MKLLLKNGRVINPADGMDAVKDILITEGKIAAIGEALSADGAECFDAAGLVVAPGFVDMHTHLREPGLEAKEDIVSGTNAAAAGGFTTIACMPNTKPVVDNAILVAGLTQRAQAEGIVNLKVIGALSKGQEGKELAEIGDMILAGAVAISDDGRYVDSARLLKTALEYTGMFGKPIISHAEDESLVSDGYMHEGAVSAMLGMKGRPAVAEDIAVARDILLAEYVGAPIHIAHVSTKGAVELIRQAKKRGVKVTTEVTPHHLSLTDEAVIGFDTATKVNPPLRSQDHVLALVEAVKDGTIDAIATDHAPHAYEEKDMEYRYAPSGFAGLETALGVILTALYHTGQLSLMEIVRLMAYNPARILGLDAGVIRIGGAADLTIFDPDLDWVVDSNKFYTKGKHTPFEGKKLKGKAVATIVGGKIVMKNGKVIR; encoded by the coding sequence TTGAAACTTCTGCTTAAAAACGGTCGGGTGATTAACCCTGCGGATGGCATGGATGCTGTTAAAGACATATTGATTACTGAAGGCAAAATAGCCGCGATTGGCGAGGCACTTTCCGCTGACGGCGCGGAGTGTTTTGACGCCGCGGGATTGGTGGTTGCGCCCGGCTTTGTTGACATGCACACTCACTTGCGCGAACCCGGTCTTGAGGCGAAGGAAGATATTGTTTCCGGTACAAATGCGGCGGCGGCCGGGGGCTTTACCACCATAGCCTGCATGCCGAATACCAAGCCAGTTGTTGATAATGCTATTTTGGTTGCCGGACTGACCCAGCGGGCGCAAGCCGAGGGGATTGTGAACCTAAAAGTCATCGGGGCCCTGAGCAAAGGACAGGAAGGAAAAGAGCTCGCGGAAATTGGCGATATGATTTTAGCCGGCGCCGTAGCCATTTCCGATGACGGTCGTTATGTGGACAGCGCCAGGTTGCTTAAAACAGCCCTTGAGTACACCGGAATGTTTGGCAAACCTATTATATCCCATGCCGAAGATGAAAGCCTGGTCTCCGACGGATACATGCACGAAGGCGCCGTTTCCGCCATGCTGGGAATGAAGGGACGCCCCGCTGTTGCCGAAGACATAGCTGTTGCGAGGGATATCCTGCTTGCCGAATATGTGGGCGCTCCCATTCATATCGCTCATGTGAGCACGAAAGGGGCTGTTGAACTTATCCGTCAGGCGAAAAAACGCGGGGTGAAGGTTACAACGGAGGTAACGCCCCACCACCTGAGTCTTACGGATGAGGCGGTTATAGGATTTGATACCGCTACTAAAGTCAATCCGCCCTTAAGGTCCCAAGACCATGTCCTCGCACTAGTCGAGGCCGTTAAAGACGGCACGATCGACGCGATCGCTACCGACCATGCCCCTCACGCCTATGAAGAAAAAGACATGGAGTACCGTTACGCCCCCAGTGGTTTTGCCGGGCTGGAAACGGCCCTGGGCGTAATTTTGACAGCGCTGTATCATACGGGGCAGCTAAGCCTTATGGAGATTGTCAGATTAATGGCTTATAATCCGGCACGTATTCTGGGACTTGATGCTGGTGTCATCAGGATTGGGGGGGCTGCTGATCTGACGATCTTTGATCCCGACCTTGATTGGGTGGTTGACAGCAACAAATTTTATACCAAAGGCAAGCACACGCCGTTTGAGGGCAAAAAGCTTAAGGGCAAGGCAGTTGCAACCATCGTAGGGGGTAAAATAGTTATGAAGAACGGAAAGGTGATTAGGTGA
- a CDS encoding response regulator: MAKILICDDSAFMRMMLKKVLVDHGHEVIGEASDGRQAVQMYRQYRPDLTTMDITMPKMDGIEAVRLIHEEDPLARIIMVTAVGQRSIITEALKAGASDFIVKPFVPSQVVETINKVLVSRFFTETLDNNSKKG; the protein is encoded by the coding sequence TTGGCCAAAATACTTATTTGTGACGATTCTGCCTTTATGCGGATGATGCTGAAGAAAGTGCTCGTAGATCATGGCCACGAAGTGATAGGGGAAGCTAGTGACGGTAGACAGGCCGTTCAAATGTACCGGCAGTACCGGCCCGACCTTACGACAATGGATATAACAATGCCGAAAATGGATGGAATTGAAGCTGTCAGGCTTATTCATGAAGAAGATCCGCTCGCACGGATTATAATGGTAACGGCGGTTGGCCAGCGAAGTATTATTACGGAGGCATTAAAAGCCGGTGCGTCAGATTTTATCGTAAAGCCTTTTGTTCCTAGTCAGGTTGTGGAGACCATTAATAAAGTGTTGGTATCACGATTTTTCACAGAAACACTTGACAATAACAGCAAAAAGGGATAA
- a CDS encoding ABC transporter substrate-binding protein, protein MKKRLLAALVALIVAALLITACGQKPSAQVTPQKGPAWAPSLAPLPQEVVVKVGMKQVVSDAGILIGMAKGYYQDLGIKIEPVQFNSGQEMINQLAAGQLDVGATVTASGLFNAMSRDIPVKIVADKGINVPGKGYYRLVIRKDLVDTIKDYKDLRGRKIAIVGTASLDEIALVRTLQKGGLTTKDIDLQVIRAFPDMLVSLGNKSIDAAMVIEPFVTQGMVKGILDPWKDPSEYDPDAQTALLVFGTSMTKRPEVANRFMTAYVKALRDYNDAFFKNKNKTEIVDILCKYSVVKDPALYDKMFPTGLNPDGYVRMKGIAMDLEWYKANNLLKSDIKLEDAVDNSFVDFAVNVLGKYK, encoded by the coding sequence ATGAAGAAACGTCTACTGGCAGCATTGGTGGCCCTAATTGTAGCGGCCCTGCTTATCACGGCTTGCGGCCAAAAACCATCCGCTCAAGTAACGCCGCAAAAAGGGCCGGCATGGGCGCCGAGTCTCGCTCCCCTGCCCCAGGAGGTAGTCGTCAAAGTCGGCATGAAGCAGGTAGTTTCGGATGCCGGCATCTTAATTGGTATGGCAAAAGGTTACTACCAAGACCTGGGTATTAAAATCGAACCTGTTCAGTTTAATTCCGGTCAAGAAATGATCAACCAGTTAGCCGCCGGTCAGCTAGATGTCGGTGCGACCGTCACCGCATCAGGCCTATTTAATGCCATGTCACGTGACATCCCTGTCAAAATTGTGGCCGACAAGGGCATTAACGTTCCCGGGAAAGGTTATTACCGCCTTGTCATCCGCAAAGACCTTGTTGATACCATAAAGGACTATAAAGACTTGCGTGGGCGAAAAATTGCCATCGTTGGCACCGCATCCCTTGATGAAATTGCCCTCGTACGGACCCTGCAAAAAGGCGGCCTAACCACCAAAGATATTGATCTACAGGTAATCCGCGCCTTCCCCGATATGCTGGTATCCCTCGGCAACAAGAGTATCGATGCCGCTATGGTGATTGAACCCTTCGTTACACAGGGAATGGTTAAAGGAATTCTTGACCCCTGGAAAGATCCATCAGAATATGATCCCGATGCGCAAACGGCCCTGCTCGTATTTGGTACCAGCATGACGAAACGTCCCGAAGTGGCTAACCGCTTTATGACAGCCTATGTCAAAGCGCTGCGTGATTATAATGACGCTTTCTTCAAAAACAAAAATAAAACCGAGATCGTTGATATTCTGTGCAAATATTCGGTAGTAAAGGATCCAGCCCTGTACGATAAGATGTTTCCGACAGGACTCAACCCCGATGGCTATGTCCGCATGAAAGGCATTGCCATGGATTTAGAATGGTATAAGGCCAACAACCTCCTGAAGTCGGATATTAAACTGGAAGACGCGGTAGATAACAGCTTTGTTGACTTTGCCGTCAACGTATTAGGTAAATATAAATAA
- a CDS encoding ABC transporter ATP-binding protein, with translation MPYESDSIIIRNVSKEFHTRSGKVTALHNINLTIGQGEFFCIVGPSGCGKTTLLRILAGLETASEGDVIVKTIDANRPVNSMVFQEQSIFPWMTVIENVSYGLRIRGIRKKLREEIAEKYIRMIGLSKFAHSYPCQLSGGMKQRVSVARAFANDPEILLMDEPFGALDEQNRIILQQELLRIWELARKTTVFITHSIDEALCLGDRVMVMTAHPGTIKTIIDVDLPRPRDIATIRTSMRYNELYQTIWCNLRDEVMKVKAQELNE, from the coding sequence ATGCCTTATGAAAGCGACAGTATCATAATTCGCAATGTCAGCAAGGAATTTCATACCCGGTCCGGCAAAGTAACGGCGCTCCACAATATTAATCTTACCATTGGCCAAGGTGAATTTTTTTGCATTGTTGGTCCAAGCGGCTGCGGAAAGACGACATTGCTCAGAATTTTAGCCGGGCTGGAAACGGCAAGTGAAGGCGACGTCATTGTTAAAACCATCGATGCCAACCGGCCCGTCAACTCGATGGTCTTCCAGGAACAATCAATTTTCCCGTGGATGACGGTGATAGAAAACGTCAGTTACGGATTGCGGATACGGGGAATCCGCAAGAAGCTTCGTGAAGAAATTGCCGAAAAATACATCCGGATGATCGGGCTTTCCAAATTTGCCCATTCCTATCCCTGCCAATTGTCGGGCGGCATGAAGCAACGCGTAAGTGTCGCCCGTGCTTTTGCCAACGACCCGGAAATATTGCTGATGGATGAGCCCTTCGGCGCTCTCGACGAACAAAATCGCATTATTTTGCAGCAAGAACTGCTAAGAATTTGGGAGCTTGCCCGTAAAACGACAGTTTTTATCACTCATAGTATTGACGAAGCCCTTTGCCTGGGCGACCGCGTCATGGTAATGACCGCTCACCCAGGAACCATCAAGACAATTATCGATGTTGATCTACCGCGTCCCCGCGATATTGCCACTATTCGTACCAGTATGCGTTATAACGAACTCTATCAGACTATCTGGTGCAACCTGCGGGACGAAGTAATGAAAGTTAAAGCCCAAGAGCTAAATGAGTAA
- the ilvD gene encoding dihydroxy-acid dehydratase: protein MISDEVKKGSTRAAHRSLFYAMGYTPEDLAKPLIGIVNAQNEIIPGHIHLDTIAEAVKHGVIAAGGTPVEFPAIGICDGIAMGHEGMKYPLASRELIADSIEAMTIAHKFDGLVLIPNCDKIVPGMLMAAARLNIPAIVVSGGPMLAGRYNGRDISVSNMFEAAGLYESQQITAQELHEMEMAACPGCGSCAGMFTANTMNCLTEVLGMGLPGNGTIPAANFGARRMLAKEAGKRIMELVRQNIRPRDIMTLEAFKNAITVDMGIGGSTNTVLHLPAIAHEAGITLELELFDQISGKTPYITKLSPGGTHHIQDLHEAGGIAAVMKELSKLGLINTEILTVNGRTVGENIASAAVKRPDVIRSVENPYRKTGGIAILRGNIALDGAVVKESAVAEDMLRHSGPARVFNSEEDAIAALINKQINKGDVVVIRYEGPKGGPGMREMLNPTAVIAGMGLDKDVALLTDGRFSGASRGAAIGHISPEAAEGGNLALIEEGDIIEIDIPARKLNVRLSDEELARRRAAWVRPEPKVTKGYLARYAKLVTSASTGAILK from the coding sequence TTGATTAGTGACGAAGTCAAAAAGGGCTCTACCCGGGCCGCGCACCGTTCCTTATTTTACGCTATGGGCTATACGCCGGAAGATCTGGCAAAGCCGCTTATCGGCATCGTGAACGCCCAAAACGAAATTATTCCCGGTCATATTCATCTTGATACCATCGCCGAGGCCGTCAAGCACGGCGTAATTGCTGCCGGTGGCACGCCTGTTGAATTTCCCGCCATCGGTATTTGCGACGGCATCGCCATGGGGCATGAAGGGATGAAGTACCCTCTGGCCAGTCGTGAACTGATTGCCGACAGCATCGAAGCGATGACTATTGCCCACAAATTTGACGGATTAGTACTAATTCCTAACTGCGATAAGATTGTTCCCGGCATGCTTATGGCAGCGGCGCGCCTCAACATTCCGGCCATTGTTGTCAGCGGCGGGCCGATGCTGGCCGGACGCTACAACGGCCGTGACATTAGCGTAAGTAATATGTTTGAAGCAGCCGGCCTTTATGAGTCTCAACAAATTACCGCCCAGGAACTCCATGAGATGGAGATGGCCGCTTGTCCGGGGTGTGGTTCCTGTGCCGGCATGTTTACTGCCAACACCATGAACTGTTTAACGGAAGTGTTAGGCATGGGGTTGCCGGGCAATGGCACGATTCCCGCCGCTAATTTTGGCGCGAGACGAATGCTAGCTAAAGAAGCGGGTAAACGCATAATGGAACTTGTCCGTCAGAATATCCGGCCGCGCGACATAATGACGTTGGAGGCGTTCAAAAACGCGATTACCGTGGATATGGGCATTGGCGGCTCCACTAACACCGTCCTTCACCTGCCGGCGATCGCTCATGAAGCTGGTATTACTTTAGAGTTGGAACTATTTGACCAAATCAGCGGCAAGACACCTTATATTACGAAACTTAGCCCGGGCGGAACGCACCACATCCAGGATCTGCACGAAGCAGGCGGTATTGCTGCTGTCATGAAAGAACTTAGTAAGCTGGGCCTCATTAATACGGAAATCCTGACGGTTAATGGCCGGACAGTAGGCGAAAATATTGCCAGTGCGGCAGTTAAACGGCCAGATGTCATTCGTAGTGTAGAGAACCCTTATCGTAAGACAGGCGGAATTGCTATTCTCCGTGGTAATATTGCGCTGGATGGGGCGGTTGTTAAGGAGAGTGCCGTAGCAGAGGATATGTTGCGCCACAGTGGTCCGGCGCGCGTTTTTAACTCGGAAGAGGACGCTATTGCCGCCTTAATCAACAAGCAAATTAATAAGGGCGATGTGGTTGTCATCCGGTATGAAGGCCCAAAAGGTGGCCCAGGTATGCGGGAAATGCTTAATCCGACAGCCGTAATCGCCGGTATGGGTCTTGATAAAGATGTAGCATTACTCACTGACGGCCGGTTTTCGGGTGCATCGCGCGGGGCCGCTATCGGACATATTTCGCCTGAGGCCGCCGAAGGCGGCAATCTGGCCTTGATTGAAGAAGGTGATATTATTGAGATCGACATCCCGGCGCGCAAACTGAACGTGCGGCTTAGCGACGAGGAATTGGCCCGGCGGCGCGCTGCTTGGGTCAGGCCCGAACCTAAAGTGACAAAAGGCTATCTTGCCCGGTATGCCAAATTGGTAACGTCGGCCAGCACGGGTGCTATCCTTAAATAG
- the carB gene encoding carbamoyl-phosphate synthase large subunit: MPKKAYLKKVMVIGSGPIVIGQAAEFDYAGTQACQAIREEGIKVVLVNSNPATIMTDANIADRVYIEPLTPDCLEEIIAKERPDGLLATLGGQVGLNLAVELAKRGVLAKYSVELLGTPLTAIKKAEDRELFKLTMEEIGQPVPESTIVSDVASARAFAETIGYPLIVRPAYTLGGTGGGIVYNEAELVDVVTRGLKYSLIGQVLLERSVAGWKEIEYEVMRDAADNCITVCNMENFDPVGIHTGDSIVVAPSQTLNDYEYQMLRSAALKIIRSLGIEGGCNVQFALDPNSSKYYVIEVNPRVSRSSALASKATGYPIAKVASKIAIGYHLDEITNAVTKQTKACFEPALDYVVVKFPRWPFDKFNFADRILGTQMKATGEVMAIDRSFEGALLKAVRSLEIGLHGLHVPEIAALTTDDLRGKLNLANDERLFVIAESLRRGITVDEIHQITGIDCFFLEKIRNIITMEKRIQRDGLSPQLLAAAKKIGLSDRTLGHLTKKSPEEIREMRLRLQIQPCYKMVDTCAAEFEAVTPYYYSTYAQEDEVATTAKRKVLVLGSGPIRIGQGIEFDYCSVHSVWALREMGIESVIINNNPETVSTDFDTSDRLYFEPLTVEDVLNVLDKEKCEGVIVQFGGQTAINLAGPLAKAGVKILGTSVEDIDRAEDREKFDQLLEKLNIPRPRGASITSVDQAIAKAREIGYPVVVRPSYVLGGRAMEIVDNETELVEYMTHAVKASPEHPVLIDRYMQGIEIEVDAIADGQDVFIPGIMEHIERAGVHSGDSIAVYPPKSLSKEMIDTVVDYTKRLALGLNVRGLINTQYVIAGGTLYVLEVNPRSSRTVPFLSKVTNVPMVNLATKVAMGQSLKSLGYQTGLLPPKGYTAVKVPVFSFAKMQQVDISLGPEMKSTGEVMGIDYHYPRALYKAITAAGLHIPREGTVLFTVADKDKEEVGEIAEGFAGMGYKLVATAGTAKHLRALGLDVETVHKVREHHPNIIDMIKQGQINMVINTLTRGKEPERDGFKIRRATVEYAIPCLTSIDTAREVMNALSIMSERRLVYVLAMQDYVSNGDALV, encoded by the coding sequence ATGCCGAAGAAGGCATATCTAAAAAAAGTCATGGTAATAGGATCCGGGCCAATTGTCATCGGTCAGGCGGCGGAATTTGACTACGCGGGCACGCAAGCCTGTCAGGCCATAAGGGAAGAAGGGATCAAGGTTGTCCTGGTAAACAGCAATCCGGCCACCATAATGACTGATGCCAATATTGCCGACCGTGTTTATATCGAACCTTTGACGCCTGACTGCCTGGAGGAAATAATCGCTAAGGAACGCCCTGACGGCCTTCTGGCGACACTGGGCGGCCAGGTCGGGCTCAACCTTGCCGTAGAACTTGCCAAAAGAGGTGTCTTGGCGAAATACAGCGTTGAATTGTTGGGGACTCCGCTCACGGCGATTAAGAAAGCGGAAGACCGGGAGCTTTTTAAATTAACGATGGAGGAAATTGGCCAGCCTGTCCCGGAAAGCACTATTGTTTCCGACGTGGCAAGCGCTCGGGCTTTTGCGGAAACTATCGGGTATCCGCTTATTGTTCGGCCGGCCTACACTCTCGGCGGAACAGGCGGGGGCATTGTCTACAATGAAGCTGAGCTCGTTGATGTCGTCACGCGGGGATTAAAGTACAGCCTGATCGGTCAGGTGCTACTAGAGCGCAGTGTCGCCGGATGGAAAGAGATCGAGTACGAAGTTATGCGTGATGCCGCTGACAACTGCATAACGGTCTGCAATATGGAAAACTTCGATCCGGTCGGCATCCACACCGGCGACAGCATTGTTGTCGCGCCATCCCAAACGTTGAATGACTATGAATACCAAATGCTGCGCAGCGCAGCGCTAAAAATTATCCGTTCCCTGGGAATTGAGGGCGGGTGCAACGTCCAGTTTGCCCTTGATCCCAACAGCAGCAAGTATTATGTAATCGAAGTAAATCCTCGGGTAAGCCGTTCCAGCGCTCTTGCGTCGAAAGCGACCGGTTATCCGATCGCCAAGGTGGCAAGCAAAATTGCCATCGGCTACCACTTAGACGAGATAACCAATGCTGTGACCAAGCAAACAAAGGCCTGCTTTGAGCCTGCCCTGGATTATGTTGTCGTGAAGTTTCCGCGTTGGCCTTTCGATAAATTTAACTTTGCCGATCGCATTCTTGGTACTCAAATGAAAGCCACCGGTGAAGTCATGGCAATAGACCGGAGCTTTGAAGGCGCATTGCTGAAGGCCGTGCGCTCTTTGGAAATCGGTTTGCATGGTTTGCATGTGCCGGAAATAGCTGCGTTGACCACGGATGATCTTCGCGGCAAGTTGAACCTGGCCAATGACGAGCGGTTGTTCGTCATCGCCGAAAGCTTGCGTCGTGGCATTACGGTAGATGAAATTCATCAAATTACCGGGATTGACTGCTTCTTCCTGGAGAAAATTCGCAACATTATCACCATGGAAAAACGTATTCAGCGCGATGGTTTGTCGCCTCAGCTGCTAGCAGCGGCCAAAAAGATAGGGCTTTCTGACAGGACTTTGGGCCACCTGACGAAAAAATCGCCTGAAGAGATCCGCGAGATGCGGCTACGCCTTCAGATTCAGCCGTGTTATAAAATGGTCGATACCTGCGCCGCTGAATTTGAAGCCGTGACGCCGTATTATTATTCTACCTACGCCCAGGAAGACGAAGTCGCGACAACGGCAAAACGTAAAGTGCTTGTTCTCGGATCCGGACCGATCAGAATCGGACAGGGAATTGAGTTTGACTACTGTTCAGTGCATTCTGTCTGGGCTCTGCGGGAAATGGGAATTGAATCGGTTATTATCAACAATAACCCGGAAACGGTCAGTACCGACTTTGACACATCCGACCGCCTCTACTTTGAACCGCTCACGGTCGAAGATGTCTTAAACGTACTTGACAAAGAAAAGTGCGAGGGGGTAATTGTTCAATTTGGCGGGCAAACGGCGATAAACCTGGCGGGACCACTTGCCAAAGCAGGCGTGAAAATCTTGGGCACAAGCGTCGAGGATATCGATCGGGCGGAAGATCGGGAAAAGTTTGACCAGCTTCTGGAAAAATTGAATATTCCGCGCCCGCGGGGGGCGAGTATAACAAGCGTCGACCAAGCTATAGCTAAAGCCCGGGAGATAGGATATCCTGTCGTTGTGCGTCCATCCTACGTGCTGGGCGGACGGGCTATGGAAATTGTCGACAACGAAACCGAGCTTGTTGAATATATGACTCATGCCGTTAAGGCGTCGCCTGAACACCCGGTTCTGATAGATCGGTATATGCAGGGTATTGAGATTGAGGTTGACGCTATTGCTGACGGACAGGATGTATTCATTCCGGGAATAATGGAACATATTGAACGGGCGGGCGTTCATTCCGGCGACAGCATAGCCGTCTATCCTCCCAAATCTCTCAGCAAGGAAATGATTGATACGGTGGTTGATTATACTAAGCGTTTGGCCCTCGGGCTGAACGTGCGCGGCCTGATAAATACTCAGTATGTTATTGCCGGCGGTACGCTCTATGTCCTCGAGGTAAATCCCCGCTCAAGTCGAACCGTCCCGTTCTTAAGCAAAGTTACCAATGTGCCTATGGTAAACCTGGCGACAAAGGTGGCAATGGGGCAATCGCTTAAATCGCTGGGCTACCAAACAGGGTTGTTGCCGCCGAAAGGTTATACAGCCGTCAAAGTTCCTGTTTTTTCCTTTGCTAAAATGCAGCAAGTCGATATTTCCTTAGGGCCGGAAATGAAATCGACCGGTGAGGTCATGGGTATTGATTATCACTATCCCCGTGCGCTTTATAAAGCTATTACCGCGGCGGGACTGCACATACCCCGGGAAGGAACTGTTTTGTTTACCGTGGCTGACAAAGACAAGGAAGAAGTGGGCGAAATTGCTGAGGGCTTTGCCGGAATGGGATACAAACTCGTGGCCACCGCCGGTACGGCGAAACACCTGAGGGCATTAGGCCTTGATGTTGAAACCGTCCATAAAGTGCGCGAACATCATCCCAATATTATTGACATGATCAAACAGGGGCAAATTAACATGGTCATCAATACGTTAACCCGTGGAAAAGAGCCGGAGCGAGACGGCTTTAAAATACGCCGGGCTACCGTTGAATATGCTATACCCTGCCTCACCTCTATTGACACCGCCCGTGAGGTGATGAACGCCCTGTCGATCATGTCAGAGCGCCGCTTGGTGTATGTCCTGGCAATGCAAGATTACGTAAGCAATGGAGATGCTCTTGTCTAA
- a CDS encoding ABC transporter permease, with amino-acid sequence MAKLPHSNLIIRILSVLSPLTILLLWEFLTRIKAIDTRLFSSPSLILQTFFPLLLSGDLLYNTFISIQRVLWGFLAGAIPGIVLGMSMGLSPILRSAIEPMIAATYPIPKLAIMPLILLIFGLGEASKIFTIAIGVFYLVVINTMAGVLNIDKIYIDVAKNFGASRKDFYLTVAFPGALPMIFAGLKLGMGMALILIVAAELSAAKAGVGWMIWRAYDMFDIEQMFVALMMLSVLGYLFSLLLDLIERLVLPWKQQC; translated from the coding sequence ATGGCAAAACTGCCGCACAGCAACCTAATAATACGCATCTTATCTGTTCTATCGCCACTGACCATCCTCTTGCTGTGGGAATTCCTGACCCGGATTAAAGCAATTGATACACGGTTGTTTTCGAGCCCCAGCCTGATATTGCAAACCTTTTTTCCCCTGCTGCTGTCAGGCGACCTGCTATATAACACCTTCATCAGCATTCAGCGCGTCCTTTGGGGATTTCTGGCTGGGGCTATCCCCGGCATTGTCTTGGGAATGAGCATGGGACTGTCACCAATATTGCGCTCGGCTATTGAACCAATGATTGCCGCTACCTACCCTATACCGAAATTGGCAATTATGCCGCTTATCCTGCTGATTTTCGGCCTAGGTGAAGCCTCCAAAATATTTACCATAGCAATTGGCGTCTTTTACCTCGTCGTCATTAACACAATGGCCGGTGTACTCAATATCGATAAAATTTACATCGATGTTGCCAAAAATTTTGGCGCCAGCCGCAAAGATTTTTATCTTACCGTTGCCTTTCCTGGCGCGTTGCCGATGATATTCGCCGGTCTTAAACTTGGCATGGGCATGGCCCTTATCCTTATTGTCGCCGCCGAACTGTCGGCGGCCAAGGCCGGGGTGGGTTGGATGATATGGCGGGCCTACGACATGTTCGATATCGAGCAAATGTTTGTCGCCTTAATGATGTTGTCTGTCCTTGGATATTTGTTCTCTCTGCTACTTGACCTAATTGAGCGTTTGGTCCTGCCATGGAAACAACAATGCTGA